One Chryseobacterium indoltheticum DNA segment encodes these proteins:
- a CDS encoding SDR family oxidoreductase, with protein sequence MKVFVTGATGFVGTAVVQELLAAGHQVLGLARSEESAKKLTEAGAEVHRGDLTDFESLKSGASVSDAVIHLGFVHDFTRFEEMCAFDKKVIETIGDTLVGTDRPFIITSGTALFSKDGITTENDLSANNPHPRIATEIAADAVAAKGVKVAVVRLSPSVHGKGDVIGFVPLLIKIAKEKGVSAVINDGNNLWPAVHRLDAAKLYRFALEKPFEKGTRYHAVAEQGIPFKTIATQIADRLNIPIVSLNSEEAAEHFSWFTHFAKLDNKTSSEETKRSLGWNPEHPTLLEDLQGSVYFNEHQ encoded by the coding sequence GGAACTGCTGTAGTACAGGAATTATTAGCAGCTGGTCATCAGGTTTTAGGATTAGCGAGATCTGAAGAATCAGCAAAAAAATTAACTGAAGCGGGCGCAGAAGTGCACCGTGGAGACTTAACTGATTTTGAAAGTCTGAAATCAGGAGCTTCCGTTTCAGATGCGGTGATCCATTTAGGATTTGTCCACGATTTTACCCGTTTTGAAGAAATGTGCGCTTTCGATAAAAAAGTGATTGAAACTATTGGTGATACTTTAGTGGGAACCGATCGTCCTTTTATCATTACTTCCGGTACAGCTCTTTTTTCAAAAGATGGGATTACCACAGAAAATGATCTTTCAGCAAACAACCCGCATCCAAGAATTGCAACAGAAATTGCAGCAGATGCTGTAGCTGCAAAAGGTGTAAAAGTTGCCGTTGTAAGATTATCTCCGTCTGTTCACGGAAAAGGAGATGTAATCGGATTTGTTCCGTTATTGATTAAAATTGCGAAAGAAAAAGGAGTTTCGGCTGTTATTAATGATGGAAATAATCTTTGGCCGGCTGTTCACAGATTAGACGCTGCAAAATTATACCGTTTTGCTTTAGAAAAACCATTTGAAAAAGGAACAAGATATCACGCTGTCGCAGAACAGGGAATTCCTTTTAAAACAATTGCCACACAAATTGCAGATCGATTGAATATTCCAATTGTTTCTCTTAATTCTGAAGAAGCAGCAGAACATTTTTCATGGTTTACGCATTTTGCTAAGTTAGATAATAAAACATCAAGCGAAGAAACAAAAAGATCGTTAGGCTGGAATCCTGAACATCCAACGTTACTGGAAGATTTGCAGGGTTCAGTTTATTTTAATGAACATCAATAA